In one window of Streptomyces griseus subsp. griseus DNA:
- a CDS encoding winged helix-turn-helix domain-containing protein produces MANTRTLSAASAATAASPAPAAANPTARSLSPNRHRLRAVDRDEVARLSDVADFLPPGATWLPAPQHTLPALPGQPPMIGYLVLVPADQQPALAGAVAASQHARQPDRQGRAPFGRQPGPEPVEEAPSPGPVRIDSTRRTASVDGATLDLTYLEFELLAHLVAHPHRVHTRDQLVTTVWGYGHVGDGRTVDVHVARLRRKLGAEHRRSIQTVRRVGYKYTP; encoded by the coding sequence ATGGCGAACACTCGTACTCTCTCCGCCGCTTCCGCTGCCACCGCAGCCTCCCCGGCGCCCGCTGCGGCCAACCCCACCGCCCGTTCCCTCTCCCCCAACCGGCACCGCCTGCGCGCCGTCGACCGTGACGAGGTCGCCCGGCTCTCCGACGTCGCCGACTTCCTGCCGCCGGGCGCGACCTGGCTGCCCGCCCCCCAGCACACGCTTCCCGCCCTGCCGGGCCAGCCGCCGATGATCGGTTACCTGGTGCTCGTCCCGGCCGACCAGCAGCCCGCGCTCGCCGGTGCGGTCGCCGCCTCCCAGCACGCCCGGCAGCCCGACCGGCAGGGCCGCGCGCCCTTCGGCCGGCAGCCGGGGCCGGAGCCGGTCGAGGAGGCACCGTCGCCCGGCCCGGTCCGGATCGACTCGACGCGGCGTACGGCCTCCGTCGACGGGGCCACCCTCGACCTCACGTACCTGGAGTTCGAACTGCTGGCCCACTTGGTGGCGCACCCGCACCGGGTGCACACCCGCGACCAGCTGGTGACGACGGTGTGGGGGTACGGGCACGTGGGCGACGGGCGCACCGTCGACGTCCATGTCGCCCGGCTGCGCCGCAAGCTCGGTGCGGAGCACCGGCGTTCGATCCAGACGGTCCGCCGGGTGGGGTACAAGTACACGCCCTGA
- a CDS encoding PLP-dependent aminotransferase family protein → MAGSWVDSAEILGSDLPLELAGTGNRRAVLMGALREAVRSGRLAPGTRLPPYRSLAADLGLARNTVADAYAELVAEGWLAARQGSGTRVAERASPVTPAHRPRTPERPSRPVHDLVQGQPDPSVFPRTAWLASARRALTAAPNDAFGPGDPHGRPELRRALAGYLARVRGVRASPERVVLCSGAAHGLRLLAEVVGGPWAAEVYGLPFHRELLASHGVGTRPVDVDRDGARVGELTHRDRAVLLTPAHQFPTGGPLHPSRRAAVADWARSTGGLVVEDDYDGEFRYDRQPVGAVQGLDPEHVVLLGSVSKSLSPALRIGWMVLPERLVAPVVAAKGEREQFSGAIDQLTLADFVDSGAYDRHVRRMRQRHRRRRDQLVAALEQRAPHVRVTGIAAGLHAVVELPPGTERSVVRAAAWQGLAVEGLADYRHPGAERGARAEDERDGLVVGYATPAEHAYPEALEALCRALRPPG, encoded by the coding sequence ATGGCTGGATCGTGGGTCGATTCGGCGGAGATCCTGGGCAGCGATCTGCCGTTGGAACTCGCCGGTACGGGCAACCGCCGGGCCGTCCTGATGGGCGCCCTCCGCGAGGCCGTCCGCAGCGGGCGGCTCGCCCCGGGTACGCGGCTGCCGCCGTACCGTTCCCTCGCCGCCGACCTCGGCCTCGCCCGTAACACCGTCGCCGACGCCTACGCGGAGCTGGTCGCGGAGGGGTGGCTCGCCGCCCGCCAGGGCTCGGGCACCCGGGTCGCCGAGCGGGCCTCGCCCGTCACCCCGGCCCACCGCCCCCGCACCCCGGAACGCCCCTCCCGCCCCGTCCACGACCTGGTCCAGGGACAGCCGGACCCCTCGGTCTTCCCGCGCACCGCCTGGCTGGCCTCCGCGCGGCGGGCGCTCACCGCCGCCCCCAACGACGCGTTCGGGCCCGGCGATCCGCACGGCCGGCCCGAGCTGCGGCGGGCGCTGGCCGGCTATCTGGCCCGGGTACGCGGGGTGCGGGCCTCGCCGGAGCGCGTCGTCCTCTGCTCGGGCGCCGCGCACGGGCTGCGGCTGCTGGCCGAAGTGGTGGGCGGCCCCTGGGCGGCGGAGGTGTACGGGCTGCCGTTCCACCGCGAGCTGCTCGCCTCGCACGGCGTCGGCACCCGGCCCGTGGACGTCGACCGGGACGGGGCCCGGGTCGGTGAGCTGACCCACCGCGACCGGGCCGTACTCCTCACGCCCGCCCACCAGTTCCCCACCGGCGGACCCCTGCACCCCTCACGGCGGGCGGCGGTGGCCGACTGGGCACGGTCCACGGGCGGGCTCGTCGTGGAGGACGACTACGATGGGGAGTTCCGCTACGACAGGCAGCCCGTGGGGGCCGTTCAAGGACTCGATCCCGAGCATGTGGTGCTGCTGGGGTCGGTGAGCAAGAGCCTCTCCCCCGCCCTGCGCATCGGCTGGATGGTGCTGCCCGAGCGGCTGGTGGCGCCGGTCGTCGCGGCGAAGGGCGAGCGCGAGCAGTTCTCCGGCGCCATCGATCAGCTCACGCTCGCGGACTTCGTCGACTCGGGCGCGTACGACCGTCATGTACGCCGGATGCGGCAGCGCCACCGGCGGCGCCGGGACCAGTTGGTGGCGGCGCTGGAGCAGCGGGCGCCGCACGTGCGGGTCACCGGGATCGCGGCGGGACTGCACGCGGTGGTGGAGCTGCCGCCCGGCACCGAGCGGTCGGTGGTGCGGGCGGCGGCCTGGCAGGGGCTCGCGGTGGAGGGGCTCGCCGACTACCGGCATCCGGGGGCGGAGCGGGGAGCGCGGGCGGAGGACGAGCGGGACGGGCTCGTCGTGGGGTACGCCACGCCCGCCGAACACGCCTATCCGGAGGCGTTGGAGGCTCTGTGCCGGGCCCTTCGGCCGCCGGGGTGA
- a CDS encoding ARPP-2 domain-containing protein, which produces MNRLELTGLTTRPSQVWGGVRLVPLVREAPVEGLRLHREVYERLGAGVVDVGPRTRYLAYIPHGLVANWSGDGEGAEGPGGQSAAYGTQFGGPDAPRTLRLPRPPLHRMAKRRPGDRLRFLPLHLALEGYLALHFGGPSTAWEEWSRRALREGLSPRAEDAYLGWSVRGLGDALRIFEIHPDQCGVMVYVSDALAATFVVPHPEDYRLLHASLVEDLYGELVHRYALYGAPVAEFGARLGGGEHIRTLADLRAAARGQERAWEEAHEALFARELLDSSYGFDRVYRMGSFTLWRFLPPFVRDGSGQHIGETITDHKGSVAYLKTFRLSDAQIRRGYLLHVLAGADWELSRAAGVLGSSREELVRRIRTAGFSELLKGNV; this is translated from the coding sequence GTGAACCGGCTGGAGCTGACCGGGCTCACCACCCGGCCCTCCCAGGTGTGGGGCGGCGTCCGGCTCGTACCGCTGGTGCGTGAGGCACCGGTGGAGGGACTCCGGCTGCACCGGGAGGTGTACGAGCGGCTCGGGGCGGGGGTCGTCGACGTCGGTCCCCGTACGCGGTACCTCGCCTACATCCCGCACGGGCTGGTCGCCAACTGGTCCGGGGACGGGGAGGGCGCCGAAGGGCCGGGCGGGCAGTCGGCCGCGTACGGGACCCAGTTCGGCGGGCCGGACGCGCCCCGTACCCTTCGGCTGCCGCGCCCGCCCCTCCACCGCATGGCCAAGCGCCGCCCCGGCGACCGGCTGCGGTTCCTGCCGCTGCACCTGGCCCTGGAGGGGTATCTGGCGCTGCACTTCGGCGGCCCGTCGACCGCCTGGGAGGAGTGGTCGCGGCGGGCGCTGCGCGAGGGGCTGTCGCCGCGCGCGGAGGACGCGTACCTCGGGTGGTCGGTGCGCGGGCTCGGGGACGCGTTGCGGATCTTCGAGATCCACCCGGACCAGTGCGGGGTGATGGTGTACGTCTCCGACGCGCTCGCCGCCACGTTCGTGGTGCCGCACCCGGAGGACTACCGGCTGCTGCACGCCTCGCTGGTAGAGGACCTGTACGGGGAGCTGGTGCACCGGTACGCGCTGTACGGGGCCCCGGTGGCGGAGTTCGGGGCGCGGCTCGGGGGCGGGGAGCACATCCGTACGCTCGCGGATCTCCGGGCGGCGGCGCGGGGGCAGGAGCGGGCGTGGGAGGAGGCGCACGAGGCGCTGTTCGCGCGGGAGCTGCTGGACTCCTCGTACGGCTTCGACCGGGTGTACCGGATGGGGTCGTTCACGCTGTGGCGGTTCCTGCCGCCGTTCGTCCGGGACGGCAGCGGGCAGCACATCGGGGAGACGATCACCGACCACAAGGGGAGCGTGGCCTATCTGAAGACGTTCCGCCTCTCCGACGCCCAGATCCGGCGCGGCTACCTGCTGCATGTCCTCGCGGGTGCGGACTGGGAGCTGTCCCGGGCGGCCGGGGTGCTCGGGTCCAGCCGGGAGGAGCTGGTGCGCCGGATCCGCACCGCCGGGTTCTCGGAACTCCTCAAGGGCAACGTGTGA
- a CDS encoding sensor histidine kinase, with product MNALATRVRPPMLAAGRGLVLSVYGLAVSILLFVLAVLSIAFILLGIGVFTTPLVLEGVRRHANQRRAWAADWSGVRIPVPYRPFPPDLRRGVTGQVERTTLLLKDPATWRDLQWLLVDMTVGPVVAILAASLMVYPVEGLILAAGLWRAFQDAGPYWYGFVPVDSQATALAALAVGAVIFAVGLKTAAPLLRLHFVIARPLLAPTPEQALAQRVDRLTETRHEAVDTAASELRRIERDLHDGAQARLVAMGMNLGTIEALIEKDPAQAKKMLAVARESSAEALTELRDLVRGIHPPVLAERGLGDAVKALALRLPVTTEVTVELPGRAEAAVESAAYFAVSEVLTNAVKHAGGDRIWVDLHHGEGMLRISVTDNGGGGARIGSGSGLSGVERRLGTFDGVLAVSSPAGGPTMVTMELPCVLS from the coding sequence ATGAACGCACTCGCGACACGAGTACGGCCGCCGATGCTGGCGGCGGGACGAGGGCTCGTCCTGTCGGTCTACGGGCTGGCGGTCTCCATTCTCCTGTTCGTCCTCGCGGTGCTCTCGATCGCCTTCATCCTGCTGGGCATCGGGGTGTTCACCACCCCGCTGGTGCTGGAGGGGGTGCGCCGCCACGCCAACCAGCGGCGGGCGTGGGCGGCCGACTGGTCCGGCGTACGGATCCCGGTCCCGTACCGGCCGTTCCCGCCGGACCTGCGCCGGGGGGTCACCGGGCAGGTGGAGCGGACCACACTGCTCTTGAAGGACCCGGCGACCTGGCGGGACCTCCAGTGGCTGCTGGTCGACATGACGGTCGGTCCGGTCGTGGCCATACTCGCCGCCTCGCTGATGGTCTACCCGGTCGAGGGGCTGATCCTGGCGGCGGGGCTGTGGCGCGCGTTCCAGGACGCCGGCCCTTACTGGTACGGGTTCGTGCCCGTGGACAGCCAGGCGACGGCGCTGGCCGCGCTGGCGGTCGGGGCCGTGATCTTCGCGGTGGGTCTGAAGACCGCGGCGCCGTTGCTGCGGCTGCACTTCGTGATCGCCCGCCCGCTGCTGGCGCCCACGCCCGAGCAGGCGCTGGCGCAGCGGGTGGACCGGCTCACCGAGACCCGGCACGAGGCGGTGGACACCGCCGCCTCCGAGCTGCGGCGCATCGAGAGGGACCTGCACGACGGGGCGCAGGCGCGGCTGGTCGCGATGGGGATGAACCTGGGCACGATCGAGGCGCTCATCGAGAAGGACCCGGCGCAGGCGAAGAAGATGCTGGCGGTGGCCCGGGAGTCGTCGGCGGAGGCGCTGACCGAGCTGCGCGACCTGGTCCGGGGCATCCATCCGCCGGTCCTCGCCGAGCGTGGGCTGGGCGACGCGGTCAAGGCGCTGGCCTTGCGGCTGCCGGTCACCACGGAGGTGACGGTGGAGCTGCCGGGGCGGGCGGAGGCGGCGGTGGAGTCGGCGGCGTACTTCGCGGTGAGCGAGGTGCTGACCAATGCGGTGAAGCACGCCGGGGGCGACCGGATCTGGGTGGACCTGCACCACGGCGAGGGGATGCTCCGGATCTCCGTGACGGACAACGGCGGGGGCGGTGCGCGGATCGGATCGGGCTCCGGGCTGAGCGGAGTCGAACGGCGACTCGGTACATTCGACGGCGTCCTGGCCGTCAGCAGCCCCGCGGGCGGTCCCACCATGGTCACCATGGAGCTGCCTTGCGTGTTGTCCTAG
- the glnII gene encoding glutamine synthetase, whose protein sequence is MTFKAEYIWIDGTEPTAKLRSKTKIMDGTPSGEVADLPIWGFDGSSTNQAEGHASDRVLKPVFTCPDPIRGGDDVLVLCEVFNIDMTPHESNTRAALRPVAEQFAGQAPIFGIEQEYTFFDGHRPLGFPEGGFPAAQGGYYCGVGADEIFGREIVEKHLDNCLAAGLGISGINAEVMPGQWEFQVGPLSPLEVSDQLWVARWLLYRTAEDFNVSATLDPKPVKGDWNGAGAHTNFSTKAMREGYEAIITACESLGEGSKPLDHVKNYGAGIDDRLTGLHETAPWNEYSYGVSNRGASVRIPWQVEQDQKGYIEDRRPNANVDPYVVTRLIVDTCCTALEKADQV, encoded by the coding sequence GTGACGTTCAAGGCTGAGTACATCTGGATAGACGGCACCGAGCCGACCGCCAAGCTTCGCTCCAAGACGAAGATCATGGACGGCACGCCGTCGGGCGAGGTGGCGGATCTCCCGATCTGGGGATTCGACGGTTCCAGCACCAACCAGGCCGAGGGGCACGCCTCCGACCGCGTGCTGAAGCCCGTCTTCACCTGTCCGGACCCGATCCGCGGCGGTGACGACGTCCTCGTGCTCTGCGAGGTCTTCAACATCGACATGACGCCGCACGAGTCCAACACCCGGGCGGCGCTGCGTCCGGTCGCCGAGCAGTTCGCGGGCCAGGCCCCGATCTTCGGCATCGAGCAGGAGTACACCTTCTTCGACGGCCACCGCCCGCTCGGCTTCCCCGAAGGCGGCTTCCCGGCCGCGCAGGGCGGCTACTACTGCGGCGTCGGCGCGGACGAGATCTTCGGCCGCGAGATCGTGGAGAAGCACCTCGACAACTGCCTGGCCGCCGGACTCGGGATCTCGGGCATCAACGCCGAGGTCATGCCGGGCCAGTGGGAGTTCCAGGTGGGCCCGCTCTCCCCGCTGGAGGTCTCCGACCAGCTGTGGGTGGCGCGTTGGCTGCTCTACCGCACCGCCGAGGACTTCAACGTCTCCGCGACACTGGACCCCAAGCCGGTCAAGGGCGACTGGAACGGCGCGGGCGCGCACACCAACTTCTCCACCAAGGCGATGCGCGAGGGGTACGAGGCGATCATCACCGCCTGCGAGTCCCTGGGTGAGGGCTCCAAGCCGCTGGACCACGTGAAGAACTACGGCGCGGGCATCGACGACCGGCTCACCGGTCTGCACGAGACCGCCCCGTGGAACGAGTACAGCTACGGCGTCTCCAACCGCGGCGCCTCGGTCCGTATCCCCTGGCAGGTCGAGCAGGACCAGAAGGGCTACATCGAGGACCGCCGTCCCAACGCCAACGTCGACCCGTACGTCGTCACGCGGCTGATCGTCGACACCTGCTGCACCGCGCTGGAGAAGGCCGACCAGGTCTGA
- a CDS encoding LuxR C-terminal-related transcriptional regulator yields MRVVLAEDLFLLRDGLVRMLEAYGFEIAAAVETGPELSKALAELEPDVAVVDVRLPPSHTDEGLQCALAARRARPGLPVLVLSQHVEQLYARELLADGNGGIGYLLKDRVFDADQFIDAVRRVAAGGTAMDPQVISQLLSRRSQDKPMGGLTPREREVMELVAQGRSNTAIAAQLVITERAIAKHTSNIFGKLGLPPSDDDNRRVLAVLAYLDQG; encoded by the coding sequence TTGCGTGTTGTCCTAGCCGAAGACCTCTTCCTGCTGCGCGACGGGCTGGTGCGCATGCTGGAGGCGTACGGGTTCGAGATCGCCGCGGCGGTGGAGACCGGTCCCGAACTGAGCAAGGCCCTGGCCGAGTTGGAGCCGGACGTCGCGGTCGTCGACGTCCGGCTCCCGCCCTCCCACACGGACGAGGGCCTGCAGTGCGCCCTCGCCGCCCGGCGGGCACGGCCGGGACTGCCGGTGCTGGTGCTCTCGCAGCACGTGGAGCAGCTGTACGCCCGGGAGCTGCTGGCCGACGGGAACGGGGGCATCGGATATCTCCTCAAGGACCGGGTCTTCGACGCCGACCAGTTCATCGACGCCGTACGACGGGTGGCGGCGGGCGGCACGGCGATGGACCCGCAGGTGATCTCGCAGCTCCTGTCACGCCGTTCGCAGGACAAGCCGATGGGCGGCCTCACCCCGCGCGAGCGGGAGGTGATGGAGCTGGTGGCCCAGGGCCGGTCCAACACGGCGATCGCCGCCCAACTGGTGATCACGGAACGGGCGATCGCCAAGCACACGTCGAACATCTTCGGCAAGCTCGGTCTGCCGCCTTCGGACGACGACAATCGACGTGTGCTGGCGGTGCTGGCCTATCTGGACCAGGGGTGA
- a CDS encoding Gfo/Idh/MocA family protein has protein sequence MTTPADAPSTPAAPLRIGLLGTGPWARNTQAPALAAHPGAELSGVWGRRAEAADALAAAHGTRAYTGEAGIDALLEASDAVAFALPPDIQAPLAVRAAEAGCHLLMDKPVATTVEGARAVAEAAAKAGVASVVFCTLRFAPETAAWIAEQAAVGGWFTARAQWLGSLYAEGSSSEYADSPWRREKGGLWDVGPHALSVLIPVLGEVTELTAARGPADTTHLILRHTSGASSTVTLGLSAPPAAAGMDIEVRGEHGTAGIPGWDGAEGAFRGAVDALSEAVRTGVPHACDARFGLRLTELLVEAESRAGR, from the coding sequence ATGACGACACCCGCTGACGCCCCCTCCACCCCCGCCGCCCCCCTGCGCATCGGTCTCCTCGGTACTGGCCCCTGGGCGCGGAACACCCAGGCTCCCGCGCTGGCCGCCCACCCCGGTGCCGAGTTGAGCGGGGTGTGGGGCCGGCGGGCCGAGGCGGCGGACGCCCTGGCCGCTGCCCACGGGACCCGGGCGTACACGGGCGAGGCCGGGATCGACGCGCTGCTGGAGGCGAGCGACGCGGTGGCGTTCGCGCTGCCGCCGGACATCCAGGCGCCGCTCGCGGTCCGGGCGGCGGAGGCGGGCTGCCACCTCCTGATGGACAAGCCGGTCGCCACGACGGTCGAGGGGGCCCGCGCGGTCGCTGAGGCGGCGGCAAAGGCAGGGGTGGCCTCCGTCGTCTTCTGCACGCTCCGCTTCGCGCCCGAGACCGCCGCGTGGATCGCCGAACAGGCGGCGGTGGGCGGCTGGTTCACCGCCCGCGCCCAGTGGCTCGGCTCGCTCTACGCGGAGGGTTCGAGCAGCGAGTACGCCGACTCGCCGTGGCGGCGCGAGAAGGGCGGCCTCTGGGACGTCGGCCCGCACGCGCTCTCGGTGCTGATCCCGGTCCTCGGCGAGGTCACGGAGCTGACCGCCGCGCGCGGCCCCGCCGACACCACACACCTGATCCTGCGCCACACCTCGGGCGCCTCCAGCACGGTGACCCTGGGCCTGAGCGCCCCGCCGGCCGCGGCGGGCATGGACATCGAGGTGCGGGGCGAGCACGGGACGGCCGGGATCCCGGGCTGGGACGGCGCGGAGGGGGCGTTCCGGGGAGCGGTGGACGCGCTGTCCGAAGCGGTACGTACGGGGGTGCCGCACGCCTGCGACGCGCGCTTCGGCCTCCGGCTGACGGAGCTGCTGGTGGAGGCGGAGAGCAGGGCGGGCCGGTAG